One region of Duncaniella freteri genomic DNA includes:
- a CDS encoding outer membrane beta-barrel protein: MRIFVSLALVAVSTYASMAQHMVMSGISRQGGYSYVDGSRVHPDSLLIEGRIVESLVKRDLIDAFMIPIDDDGNPGDTIKARARYAFTHSDHVRNMSYIEFMTEHKDSTYVFEIGCPGYTSQTIVYKVERLGKRELKREMPLTELVREPHKLGEVEVVVSKVKFFHKGDTLVYNADAFQLAEGSMLDALIAQLPGVELNSNGEIKVNGEKVESLLLNGKEFFDKDRNIMLENLGAYTVNNVEVYRGQTKREKWIDDPNAQKHLTMDVKLKKEYSMGWLLNSEAGYGTEDLYTARLFASWFSNTSRFTLLGNMNNVGNNFNLSSPEHNVVSMGGGRSFTPSGRSRYKNIGLDYSFDTNNEANNFHGSFVYTGDNDARTTTANKINFFNTGDTYEYSYSGNRSRNMRLGTSHAMMFDLGRLNITGSMSGSYSSNDNSSKSLSASFNEEMEDATVEFIENLYSSATPEELAAIINRNVSKSDSEGKSGNASFSSEAIYKVPGTSDKLLFSLSSGFSVNKAHSWQDYLINFGADHVPSEHRRQYTDQSPNRDFNISGSLGYTARIRNVSLDLVYEASYSEGKNGSYMYALHKLDDMGVYGGVLPPGYESTFDPSNSNSSSNSQRNHSLQSNFRYVTQFDSGYELNIFVMPTIRLVNRHLDYWRDSKNYNIRKNNFQFSSAVVNIRFGKRSFMTESLSHALSYQYALSTSLPGLLSLVDVVDDSNPLYISEGNPDLKSSTVHHHSVSWNISGKGMVSNSLSLSYSHTNNSIVNGNSYDTSTGVSRTRMYNVNGDNDVSLSDFVHFGFGKDRCFTLSSSSTLSRRHDVDMIGTNGAAPSRTYADTWAISENVNLGWRSPNFKHNVSIVGNISNNRTRSAREGANNVNSVHVSYGLTGMCTLPGGFRINTDLNFYTRRGYGSRELDTTDAMWNLSASYTPKGNKWVFTVKGFDILQSLSNVYYSVTASGRSVSYSNTLPRYVLFTAQYRLNLQPKKRM; encoded by the coding sequence ATGCGAATTTTTGTTTCGCTTGCTCTGGTGGCAGTCAGTACGTATGCATCGATGGCGCAACATATGGTCATGTCCGGTATTTCACGCCAGGGCGGTTACTCATATGTGGATGGCAGCCGTGTTCATCCCGACAGTCTGCTTATAGAGGGGCGTATTGTGGAGTCGTTGGTCAAACGTGACCTGATCGATGCTTTCATGATACCGATAGATGACGACGGCAATCCCGGTGATACCATAAAGGCGAGAGCCAGATATGCCTTTACCCATTCAGATCATGTCCGGAACATGTCGTATATCGAATTCATGACTGAACACAAGGATTCGACCTATGTGTTTGAGATAGGGTGTCCGGGATACACATCTCAGACAATAGTGTATAAGGTCGAACGCCTGGGCAAGCGCGAACTGAAGCGCGAGATGCCATTGACCGAGCTCGTGCGTGAGCCTCATAAACTCGGAGAGGTGGAGGTGGTGGTCTCGAAAGTGAAATTCTTTCATAAAGGCGATACGCTGGTCTACAATGCCGATGCATTTCAGCTTGCCGAAGGATCGATGCTTGATGCCCTGATAGCCCAGCTTCCCGGAGTGGAGCTTAACAGCAATGGGGAGATCAAGGTGAACGGTGAGAAAGTGGAGTCGCTGCTTCTGAACGGTAAGGAATTCTTCGACAAGGACCGCAATATCATGCTTGAGAATCTCGGTGCCTATACGGTAAACAATGTCGAGGTGTACCGTGGTCAGACAAAACGTGAAAAGTGGATTGATGATCCTAACGCACAGAAACATCTCACGATGGATGTAAAACTCAAGAAGGAATATTCCATGGGATGGCTGCTCAACTCTGAGGCGGGGTATGGAACAGAGGATCTCTACACAGCGAGGCTCTTTGCTTCATGGTTCAGCAACACTTCGCGATTTACGCTTTTAGGCAACATGAACAATGTGGGCAATAATTTTAACCTGAGCAGTCCGGAGCACAATGTGGTGAGCATGGGGGGAGGAAGATCGTTTACTCCATCGGGCCGTAGCCGTTATAAGAATATCGGGCTTGACTATTCGTTTGATACCAATAATGAGGCAAACAACTTTCATGGGTCATTTGTGTACACCGGTGACAATGATGCGCGAACAACAACAGCCAACAAAATCAATTTTTTCAATACAGGCGATACATATGAGTATTCATATTCCGGAAACCGAAGCCGGAATATGAGGCTTGGCACATCTCATGCCATGATGTTTGATCTCGGACGGTTGAATATCACAGGGAGCATGAGCGGAAGTTATAGTTCCAACGATAATTCTTCAAAATCGCTCTCCGCAAGCTTCAATGAGGAGATGGAGGATGCGACAGTCGAATTCATCGAGAACCTATACAGTTCAGCCACTCCCGAAGAGCTTGCCGCCATCATAAATAGAAATGTCAGCAAAAGTGATAGCGAAGGGAAGAGCGGAAACGCATCGTTCAGTTCAGAAGCTATTTATAAGGTGCCGGGAACATCTGATAAACTCTTATTCTCGCTATCGTCAGGATTTTCTGTAAACAAGGCGCACAGCTGGCAAGACTACTTGATAAATTTTGGTGCAGACCATGTTCCCTCCGAACATCGCCGACAGTACACCGACCAATCTCCCAACAGAGATTTCAATATCTCAGGTTCGCTTGGCTATACGGCGAGAATCCGTAATGTGAGTCTTGATCTGGTGTATGAGGCATCTTACTCGGAAGGCAAGAACGGTTCTTATATGTATGCACTTCACAAGCTTGACGACATGGGGGTATACGGTGGTGTTCTGCCCCCGGGTTATGAATCGACTTTTGACCCTTCCAACAGTAATTCTTCAAGCAACAGTCAGAGGAATCACTCTTTACAGTCTAATTTTAGGTATGTTACACAATTTGATAGCGGATATGAGCTTAATATATTTGTAATGCCTACGATAAGGCTTGTTAACCGACATCTTGATTATTGGCGAGACAGTAAAAATTATAATATAAGAAAAAACAATTTTCAGTTTTCCAGTGCAGTTGTCAACATAAGGTTCGGTAAAAGAAGTTTCATGACGGAGTCTCTGTCGCATGCATTGTCGTATCAGTATGCCTTGTCGACCAGTCTTCCTGGGCTTCTCAGCCTGGTGGATGTGGTGGATGATTCCAATCCTCTTTATATATCGGAGGGTAATCCTGACCTGAAATCGTCAACGGTGCACCATCATTCAGTTAGCTGGAATATTTCTGGCAAAGGTATGGTATCAAACAGTTTGAGCCTTAGTTATAGTCATACCAATAATTCGATTGTCAATGGTAATTCATATGACACATCCACAGGCGTGAGCCGTACACGTATGTATAATGTCAACGGTGACAACGATGTGTCGCTGTCGGACTTTGTTCACTTCGGATTCGGAAAGGACAGATGCTTCACTCTGTCATCATCCTCGACATTGAGCCGCAGGCATGATGTGGATATGATCGGCACCAACGGCGCGGCCCCGTCCAGGACCTATGCCGATACATGGGCCATAAGTGAGAATGTCAATCTGGGATGGCGTAGCCCGAATTTTAAACATAATGTATCGATAGTCGGAAATATATCCAACAACCGCACACGTTCGGCACGAGAAGGTGCCAATAATGTGAATTCGGTCCATGTCAGCTATGGGCTGACAGGTATGTGCACTCTTCCCGGCGGCTTCCGGATCAACACCGATCTTAATTTCTATACCCGGCGTGGCTATGGTTCAAGGGAGCTTGACACCACCGATGCCATGTGGAATCTCAGTGCTTCCTACACTCCGAAGGGGAACAAGTGGGTATTCACTGTCAAGGGATTCGACATTCTCCAGAGTCTTTCAAACGTTTATTATTCAGTGACAGCCTCAGGACGTTCTGTATCCTATTCCAACACTCTTCCGCGCTATGTGCTTTTCACGGCGCAGTATCGTCTGAACCTTCAGCCGAAAAAGCGCATGTGA
- a CDS encoding sugar O-acetyltransferase, with protein sequence MDSLELMASGAWHNGFATEIGNALGRASRLCFSLNSISPENKSERESIIRDLFGEIGDRFIINSPFRCDIGYNIHVGDNLICNFNVAILDEAEVWIGDNVFIGPNTSICTITHALDFRQRNEGIMRSAPVTIGSNVWIGAGVTVLPGVTIGDGSVIGAGSLVTKDIPSGVLALGSPCRVVREITEADVVVDIRCPD encoded by the coding sequence ATGGATAGTCTTGAATTAATGGCGTCAGGGGCATGGCACAATGGGTTTGCCACAGAGATAGGAAATGCTCTCGGAAGGGCATCCCGACTTTGCTTCAGCCTGAATAGTATATCTCCTGAAAATAAGTCTGAGCGGGAATCCATAATCAGAGATCTGTTCGGAGAGATAGGTGACAGGTTCATCATCAATAGTCCGTTCCGGTGTGACATAGGATATAATATCCATGTGGGTGACAATCTTATATGCAACTTCAATGTGGCTATTCTTGATGAGGCGGAGGTGTGGATCGGTGACAATGTGTTTATCGGTCCCAACACATCAATCTGCACCATAACCCATGCACTTGACTTTCGCCAAAGGAACGAAGGCATAATGCGTTCGGCTCCGGTGACAATCGGGTCGAATGTGTGGATAGGAGCCGGAGTCACCGTATTGCCGGGTGTCACAATAGGCGATGGCTCTGTGATAGGAGCCGGAAGTCTTGTCACTAAGGACATACCCTCGGGGGTACTTGCTTTAGGCTCCCCATGCAGGGTGGTAAGGGAGATTACGGAGGCTGACGTTGTGGTCGATATCCGTTGTCCGGATTAA
- a CDS encoding MATE family efflux transporter, translating into MPIIRTFVPLKNNGMKDGDLGRDKIDFGNGKISKVFLALFFPTLVGMIFNSALTIIDGVFVGQGVNADGIASVNIVAPLFMVATGIGLMFGIGSSVIASIRLSEDNVKAARIILTQAFIVGLLIISLIIIGCTCFSENVLQLLGCSDRLLPYATDYLLWLQPGLFFLFIQCVGMMLIRLDGSPKYAMWVQIIAAVINIVLDWYMIFPLGWGVMGAALATSIACTIGGLLVLSYFIWFHDRLRFYRLKMSVTSLLLTVRNARYMMKIGSATFITELAMSVMMLTGNYMFMSMLNEEGVAAYAIACYLFPLVFSISNAVAQSAQPIISYNYGAHNAWRVSRALRVSLYTAMICGTIVASGLWTADHIIVSMFLRPDEAAYPLAINGLPLFSTCAVFFAINIAFIGYYQSIERVVASTFYTLLRGVILLVPCFIILPRIIGVAGLWLSIPMAELLTSMIIGINYIRLRISHKRHAIRA; encoded by the coding sequence ATGCCAATAATCCGTACCTTTGTACCCCTAAAAAACAACGGTATGAAGGACGGGGATCTCGGACGTGACAAGATTGATTTCGGCAATGGGAAAATCAGCAAAGTTTTCCTTGCCTTATTCTTTCCTACTCTTGTGGGAATGATATTCAATTCGGCACTCACAATAATCGACGGCGTTTTCGTAGGGCAAGGCGTCAATGCCGACGGCATTGCATCTGTCAACATTGTAGCACCATTGTTCATGGTCGCTACCGGGATAGGACTGATGTTCGGCATCGGCTCATCGGTCATAGCAAGCATACGCCTGTCAGAGGATAATGTCAAAGCCGCACGCATAATACTGACACAGGCATTCATTGTAGGGCTGCTCATCATAAGCCTCATAATCATAGGATGCACCTGCTTTTCAGAAAATGTGCTTCAGCTGCTCGGATGCAGTGACCGTCTGCTCCCCTATGCCACGGACTACCTGCTGTGGCTACAGCCGGGACTGTTCTTTCTCTTCATACAATGCGTAGGGATGATGCTGATCCGTCTTGACGGATCTCCGAAATATGCCATGTGGGTACAGATAATAGCAGCGGTCATCAATATCGTACTCGACTGGTATATGATATTCCCCCTCGGCTGGGGCGTGATGGGTGCCGCTCTCGCCACATCAATAGCATGCACTATAGGAGGATTGCTTGTGTTGTCATATTTCATATGGTTCCACGACCGCCTAAGGTTCTACAGGCTGAAAATGTCGGTGACCTCACTGCTTCTGACTGTTCGTAACGCACGCTATATGATGAAGATCGGCTCTGCCACATTCATCACCGAACTTGCCATGAGCGTGATGATGCTCACAGGCAACTATATGTTCATGTCAATGCTTAATGAGGAGGGTGTGGCAGCCTATGCCATAGCCTGCTACCTGTTCCCTCTGGTATTCTCCATAAGCAATGCAGTAGCACAGTCAGCACAACCCATCATCAGCTATAATTACGGTGCACACAATGCCTGGAGAGTAAGCCGCGCCCTGCGCGTGTCGCTCTACACCGCCATGATATGCGGCACCATAGTGGCTTCCGGATTATGGACAGCCGACCACATAATAGTATCCATGTTCCTAAGACCTGACGAAGCCGCCTATCCGTTGGCAATAAACGGACTGCCGCTATTCTCGACATGTGCCGTGTTCTTCGCAATCAACATAGCATTCATCGGTTACTATCAGAGCATCGAACGGGTCGTGGCTTCGACATTCTACACCCTGCTACGCGGTGTGATCCTCCTCGTGCCGTGCTTTATAATCCTTCCCCGAATCATCGGGGTTGCGGGGCTGTGGCTATCCATTCCGATGGCTGAGCTGCTCACAAGCATGATAATCGGCATTAACTATATAAGACTCAGGATTTCGCATAAACGTCACGCAATCCGTGCTTAA
- a CDS encoding phosphotransferase enzyme family protein codes for MKPLNEIVSHFGINANDNDIRHLGDGLINDTYKVTSVQAGDNSVYVLQRINHHIFKDVDKLQRNIEIVTRHIRCRLEAQGVKDPDRRSLRFLHTQDTGKTYHFDGEDYWRMMVFIDNTFTRKAVTPDNAYRTGTAFGEFQYMLSDITEVLDESIPDFHNMEFRLTQFRDAVNSDIAGRASGVSDIIGELEHRSEHACLAERLHREGKLPKRICHCDTKVDNILFDQEGNVVCVIDLDTVMPSFVFSDFGDFLRTAANTGKEDDPDTANVEFNMDVFRQFAKGYLESAGCFLTPLEIKLLPYAAERFAYMQAIRFLTDYLNGDTYYKTEYPEHNLIRAKAQFALLRSIESKIDEMTDHIHNLTHV; via the coding sequence ATGAAGCCATTGAACGAAATAGTGTCGCACTTCGGCATAAATGCCAATGATAACGACATCCGCCACTTAGGCGACGGTCTTATCAACGACACCTACAAGGTAACCTCCGTACAGGCAGGTGACAATTCCGTCTACGTGCTACAGCGCATCAACCATCACATATTCAAAGATGTTGACAAGCTGCAAAGAAACATTGAAATTGTCACTCGTCATATCCGATGCCGCCTTGAAGCCCAAGGGGTGAAAGATCCCGACCGCAGAAGCCTCAGATTTCTTCACACTCAAGACACAGGTAAGACCTACCACTTCGATGGAGAGGACTACTGGCGTATGATGGTGTTTATCGACAACACTTTCACACGCAAGGCAGTGACTCCTGATAACGCTTACCGGACAGGGACCGCCTTCGGTGAGTTTCAGTATATGCTGTCGGACATAACCGAGGTGCTTGATGAATCTATCCCTGATTTCCACAATATGGAGTTCAGGCTCACGCAGTTCAGGGATGCTGTCAATAGTGACATTGCCGGAAGAGCATCCGGGGTCAGTGACATCATCGGAGAACTTGAACACAGATCCGAACATGCCTGTCTTGCCGAGAGGCTGCATCGTGAAGGCAAACTACCCAAACGCATATGCCACTGCGACACCAAGGTCGACAATATATTATTCGATCAGGAAGGCAATGTGGTATGCGTGATCGATCTTGATACAGTGATGCCGTCGTTCGTATTCTCGGACTTCGGAGACTTCCTGCGCACAGCCGCAAACACCGGCAAGGAAGATGATCCTGACACTGCCAATGTGGAGTTCAATATGGATGTGTTCCGGCAGTTCGCCAAAGGATACCTTGAAAGCGCAGGATGTTTCCTCACCCCGCTTGAGATAAAGCTCCTCCCCTATGCCGCCGAACGATTCGCCTATATGCAGGCTATAAGATTTCTCACCGATTATCTCAATGGCGACACTTATTATAAGACAGAATATCCGGAGCATAACCTTATAAGAGCGAAAGCCCAGTTTGCACTGCTAAGATCCATAGAGTCGAAAATCGACGAAATGACCGATCACATACATAATCTGACGCACGTATAA
- a CDS encoding Gfo/Idh/MocA family protein — protein MNTIKSIILSACMAVNPIVISASGQTADKNINEYGTEWQWNEGTIEVESPQRAPGQKSVLGLALPAMESVRVGFVGLGMRGPGAVERFTHIPGVEIKALCDYEQTRAEDCQKYLEKASLPKADIYYGENGYEELCKRPDIDLVYIAPDWLHHAPIAKCALRNGKNVAIEVPSAMTLNDCWELIDLSEKHQKHCMILENCCYDWFEMNTLNMAQQGVFGEVIRAQGAYIHDLSPFWKHYWKNGENDKLGWRLDYNMRHRGDVYPTHGLGPVAQALNIHRGDRMKTLVAMDTKSVNGAALVTELTDSVCSNFRNGDHTTTLIRTENGKVIEIQHNVMTPQPYNRLYQLTGTKGFANKYPMEGYALGKQQLADAGVKVDIEDLSAHSFLSGKEKEALIEKYRHPILIKYGEMAKEVGGHGGMDFIMDARMIYCLQNGLPLDMDVYDLAEWCCLAELGSLSMDHNSAPVAIPDFTRGDWNKTKGYSHAFASPEQEEASMKKAIAFTESLKAKALKNKGKKSKSKK, from the coding sequence ATGAACACTATCAAATCAATTATCCTATCAGCCTGCATGGCTGTAAATCCTATAGTCATATCTGCATCCGGACAGACTGCTGATAAAAATATAAACGAGTACGGCACCGAGTGGCAATGGAACGAGGGCACCATCGAAGTGGAATCGCCCCAACGTGCCCCCGGACAGAAAAGTGTCCTGGGACTCGCACTTCCGGCTATGGAGTCAGTAAGAGTTGGCTTCGTAGGTCTCGGAATGCGAGGCCCGGGTGCCGTGGAACGTTTCACCCACATTCCCGGAGTCGAAATCAAGGCTCTGTGTGATTATGAACAGACAAGAGCGGAGGACTGCCAGAAGTATCTCGAAAAAGCGTCTCTGCCCAAAGCTGACATCTATTACGGAGAAAACGGATATGAGGAATTATGCAAGCGTCCCGACATAGACCTTGTATACATAGCCCCGGACTGGCTGCATCATGCCCCAATAGCCAAATGCGCCTTACGCAACGGCAAGAACGTAGCCATCGAAGTGCCGTCGGCTATGACTCTGAATGATTGCTGGGAACTGATCGACCTAAGCGAGAAGCATCAGAAACATTGCATGATACTTGAAAACTGCTGCTATGACTGGTTTGAGATGAACACACTCAACATGGCACAGCAAGGAGTGTTCGGAGAAGTGATCCGTGCCCAGGGAGCATATATACACGATCTAAGTCCATTCTGGAAACATTATTGGAAAAACGGAGAGAACGACAAACTCGGATGGCGTCTGGACTACAATATGCGCCATCGTGGCGACGTATATCCCACCCATGGACTCGGACCTGTTGCACAGGCTCTGAACATCCATCGCGGCGACCGCATGAAAACCCTTGTAGCCATGGACACAAAGTCGGTCAACGGTGCGGCACTCGTAACTGAGCTGACCGATTCGGTGTGCAGCAACTTCCGCAACGGCGACCACACTACGACCCTTATACGCACAGAGAACGGTAAAGTGATAGAGATACAGCACAATGTGATGACTCCTCAGCCCTACAACCGTCTCTATCAGCTTACAGGCACAAAGGGTTTTGCCAACAAGTATCCCATGGAAGGATATGCTCTGGGCAAACAGCAGCTCGCTGACGCAGGGGTGAAAGTCGATATCGAGGACCTCTCTGCCCACTCGTTCCTCAGCGGAAAGGAAAAAGAAGCTCTTATAGAGAAATACCGCCACCCGATCCTCATAAAATACGGAGAAATGGCAAAAGAGGTAGGCGGACACGGAGGGATGGACTTCATAATGGACGCACGCATGATATACTGCCTACAGAACGGACTCCCTCTCGACATGGATGTGTATGACCTGGCAGAATGGTGCTGCCTTGCCGAACTCGGTTCACTCTCCATGGACCACAACAGTGCTCCTGTCGCAATTCCCGATTTCACACGAGGCGACTGGAACAAGACCAAAGGCTACAGCCATGCTTTCGCATCACCCGAACAGGAGGAGGCTTCAATGAAGAAAGCTATCGCATTTACTGAAAGCCTTAAGGCAAAAGCATTGAAAAACAAAGGCAAAAAATCCAAATCAAAGAAATAG
- a CDS encoding cupin domain-containing protein: MNKVQIINQGKNYTHASAGNISAFDGKSFFKDCTGATSCEISFGTLPHAAEVPFFHSHRKNEENYIILSGSGRFQVNDDVFDISEGSVVRVSTDCDRNLKCTSSEPMIYICIQAAEGSLGDHTMTDADITERQNLL; this comes from the coding sequence ATGAACAAAGTACAAATTATCAACCAGGGAAAAAACTACACACATGCCTCGGCAGGAAACATTAGTGCTTTCGATGGAAAATCTTTTTTCAAGGATTGCACCGGAGCCACGTCATGTGAGATCTCATTCGGCACCCTTCCCCACGCAGCAGAAGTGCCATTCTTCCACAGCCATCGCAAAAACGAAGAGAACTATATAATACTCAGCGGATCAGGACGATTTCAGGTTAATGACGATGTGTTCGATATCTCCGAAGGTTCGGTGGTAAGAGTATCAACCGACTGCGACCGCAACCTCAAATGCACATCATCGGAACCGATGATCTATATATGTATCCAGGCTGCGGAAGGTTCACTCGGGGACCACACCATGACCGATGCCGACATCACCGAACGCCAAAATCTATTATAA
- a CDS encoding winged helix-turn-helix transcriptional regulator — protein MEVKEKLKKYSDAEHCPVRNVISHFSSKWSILLLHILAEESPMRFGEISRVLEDISPKVLTSTLKNLESVGLVCRKVYAEVPPRVEYSLTPSGRTLIPALAPLVQWSIDNFASIVGNRGQSGKRS, from the coding sequence ATGGAAGTTAAAGAAAAATTAAAAAAATATTCCGATGCGGAGCATTGCCCTGTACGGAATGTGATATCTCATTTCTCATCAAAATGGTCGATACTTCTGTTGCATATTCTAGCGGAGGAGTCGCCGATGAGATTTGGTGAGATAAGTCGTGTGCTTGAGGACATATCTCCTAAGGTGCTGACATCCACGCTTAAGAATCTTGAATCAGTCGGGCTTGTATGTCGCAAGGTATATGCTGAGGTCCCTCCGAGAGTGGAATATTCCCTGACACCTTCAGGGCGTACCCTCATTCCTGCTTTGGCTCCGCTCGTACAGTGGTCGATAGATAATTTTGCATCTATTGTGGGTAATCGCGGGCAGTCAGGTAAGCGGAGTTGA
- a CDS encoding enoyl-ACP reductase: MSYNLLKGKRGVIFGALNDKSIAWKVAEKAVEEGAIITLSNTPVAVRMGEVSQLGEKLNAEVIPADATNIEDLEMVFQRSMEVLGGKIDFVLHSIGMSPNVRKKRLYDDIDYDLLGKTLDISAISFHKMIQAAKKLDAIAEYGSILALSYIAAQRTMFGYNDMADAKALLESIARSFGYIYGREKHVRINTISQSPTATTAGSGVKGMDSLMDFANRMSPLGNATAEECADYCIMMFSDLSRKVTMQNLFHDGGFSSMGMSLRAMDQYEKSFDLYRNADGTIQYG; the protein is encoded by the coding sequence ATGAGTTATAATCTTTTGAAAGGTAAGCGTGGTGTGATATTCGGCGCGCTTAACGACAAGAGTATCGCCTGGAAAGTGGCTGAGAAGGCCGTTGAGGAGGGTGCGATCATTACTCTTAGCAACACACCTGTTGCTGTGCGTATGGGTGAGGTATCCCAGCTTGGCGAGAAGCTTAATGCAGAGGTGATCCCTGCCGATGCTACCAATATCGAAGATCTTGAGATGGTGTTCCAGCGTTCTATGGAAGTGCTTGGAGGCAAGATCGATTTCGTTCTCCACTCTATAGGCATGTCACCCAATGTGAGAAAGAAGCGTCTGTATGACGACATCGATTATGATCTGCTTGGCAAGACACTCGACATCTCAGCCATCTCTTTCCATAAGATGATTCAGGCTGCAAAGAAGCTTGATGCTATTGCAGAGTACGGAAGCATTCTGGCTCTCAGCTACATCGCTGCTCAGCGTACAATGTTCGGATACAACGATATGGCTGATGCCAAGGCTCTTCTTGAGTCTATAGCACGCAGTTTCGGATATATCTATGGCCGTGAGAAGCATGTGCGAATCAACACCATTTCACAGTCACCCACAGCCACCACAGCCGGAAGTGGCGTGAAAGGCATGGACTCGCTTATGGACTTCGCCAACCGTATGTCCCCCTTAGGCAACGCTACAGCTGAAGAATGTGCCGACTACTGCATCATGATGTTCTCCGACCTCAGCCGTAAGGTGACAATGCAGAATCTCTTCCACGATGGAGGCTTCTCAAGCATGGGTATGAGCCTTCGTGCGATGGACCAGTACGAAAAGAGTTTCGATCTCTACCGCAATGCTGACGGAACCATACAGTATGGTTAA
- the trpB gene encoding tryptophan synthase subunit beta, whose translation MTQFHSLLPVDEEGYYGHFGGAYIPEILQQNIRLLREAFYRYAADKEFNQELDTLLRDYVGRPTPLYRANRLSERYNTNIYLKREDLNHTGAHKINNALGSVLLAKRMGKHRIIAETGAGQHGVATATACALMGMECTVFMGATDVARQKPNVDRMLMLGAKVESVKSGSSTLKDATNEAINYWCSNPDTFYVIGSTVGPHPYPEMVAHFQSVISSEIRSQLLSQTGSELPDYVIACIGGGSNAAGAFYHFINEPSVRLIAAEAAGLGVDSGHTAATMTLGTEGILHGSRTLVMQSEDGNVIEPYSISAGLDYPGVGPLHSYLATSGRSQVLAITDRQALDAAFRLSRIEGIIPALESAHALGVLDVKRFKPTDTVVINVSGRGDKDMLTYMQDEC comes from the coding sequence ATGACACAATTTCATTCACTCCTTCCTGTAGATGAGGAAGGCTATTACGGACATTTCGGAGGCGCATACATCCCGGAAATTCTCCAACAGAACATCCGGCTCCTCCGCGAAGCATTCTACAGATATGCAGCCGACAAGGAATTCAATCAAGAGCTTGACACCCTGCTACGCGACTATGTAGGCCGCCCCACCCCACTCTACCGGGCAAACAGGCTGAGCGAACGTTACAACACCAATATCTATCTCAAACGAGAGGATCTCAATCACACAGGTGCCCACAAAATCAACAATGCTCTCGGCTCTGTGCTTCTCGCCAAGCGCATGGGCAAGCACCGCATAATAGCTGAAACCGGGGCCGGACAGCATGGTGTCGCCACGGCAACAGCATGTGCGCTTATGGGAATGGAATGCACCGTGTTCATGGGCGCAACCGATGTGGCACGACAGAAACCTAACGTTGACCGCATGCTTATGCTCGGGGCTAAAGTCGAATCCGTCAAAAGCGGCAGCAGCACCCTCAAGGACGCCACTAACGAGGCTATAAACTACTGGTGCTCCAATCCCGACACCTTCTACGTGATAGGCTCGACCGTAGGACCTCATCCATACCCCGAGATGGTGGCACATTTCCAGTCGGTGATATCAAGTGAGATACGCAGTCAGCTCCTTTCGCAGACCGGATCGGAACTACCTGACTATGTGATAGCATGCATAGGAGGAGGCAGCAATGCTGCCGGAGCGTTCTATCATTTCATAAACGAGCCATCGGTACGACTGATTGCAGCCGAAGCAGCCGGACTCGGAGTGGATTCCGGACACACCGCCGCCACCATGACGTTAGGCACGGAAGGCATCCTGCATGGGTCAAGAACATTGGTCATGCAATCCGAAGACGGCAATGTGATCGAGCCTTATTCAATTTCCGCAGGGCTGGATTATCCCGGCGTAGGTCCCCTTCACTCCTATCTTGCAACATCCGGACGCAGCCAAGTGCTCGCCATCACTGACCGCCAGGCTCTCGATGCCGCTTTCCGTCTCTCACGAATCGAAGGTATAATCCCGGCTCTTGAATCGGCTCACGCTCTCGGGGTCCTTGATGTAAAGAGATTCAAGCCCACCGACACTGTTGTGATCAATGTCTCCGGCCGTGGAGACAAGGATATGCTCACATACATGCAAGATGAATGTTAG